One Osmerus eperlanus chromosome 16, fOsmEpe2.1, whole genome shotgun sequence DNA segment encodes these proteins:
- the myom1a gene encoding myomesin 1a (skelemin) isoform X3, which translates to MDADRELIGYVVPLFRGSHEFVRGLAESQEDVKEEGVNYVAMRSLFTRETSAAMEVKVEKKTRKMHVRESADRLTFGKKMQEKAEFRRKMNSDNLTHPPEFIVKPRGQTVWEGKTVKLHCTVAGWPKPRIAWYKNNVVIDAKAHSDKYTTESNYNMHSLEIKNCEFLDTANYRVSALNVKGEQSSVATMVVKRFQEGEEAGPLDAKPHGFCPEHGVTFETAIIDSFEVAFGSEGQTMSIGCTVIVYPNVKKYQPEVVWYRDAVALKPSKWVRMHFSGERATLTLAHLNKEDEGLYTLRVNTKSGFETHSAYVFVRDADLEVEGAPVAPLDVRCHDANKDYVVVTWKQPAVEGSSPILGYFIDRCEVGTHHWAQCNDAPVKYARFPVTRLVEGHSYTFRVRALNQAGVSRPSRSSEPVLAMDPSERARLRADTSAPFTGMIKFTEEDSTVGVVPDAPSDLVVTEATKSYVVLGWKPPAQRGHEGVMYYIEKCISGSDCWQRVNTGIPVKSPRFALFDLAEGKAYSFRVRCCNSAGVGEPSEATGNVTVGDKLDLPSTPGVAVAIRNTDTSVVVTWGASLEVKRLVGYYIDCSVVGSNVWAPCNNKPVKKTRFTCHGLITGQSYVFRVKAVNAAGYSKCSTESEVVVVKAGIAISSPPGKVSLLESAKDYMVLGWKEPTATGGADIRGYFVDYRTVKGGLAGQWHEMNHKAITTTTYKAEDLKENVFYQFQVRAQNMAGVSVGSLPSAALECKEWTITVPGAPHGIYVLEVRDTSLVVLWEAPTYDGRSPVNGFYLDINESSAGEKGWKGVNEKAATKKFIKVSGLKAGTSYAFRLRAQNLAGVGKPCAVLGPILAQTRPGTHEIVVDVDDDGVISMIFECSEMAEGSEFVWTKNYKAITDPSRLTIVTEGGKSRAIFNNPSLEDLGTFCCMVTNTNGVSSSYTLTEEGLKRLLDLSHEHKFPIIPFKSEMAMDLLEKGRVRFWTQVEKFTSACQVEYVFNDAIITTGEKYTVNFDRTTGIIEMFMDSLEVTDEGTFTFNLVDGKAKGQTSLVMIGEEFRELQKKSEFERAEWVRRQGPHFVEYLGFKVTPECNVLLTATIGNIKPETEITWFKDNIEIEEDDEDSKKIEIKDGQLTFNIGKCVFKKDKESVEKLNPPAEAPPARPKISKKDAGVYEVKLKDTRGKDMSLYNLTDAGYQAVMNELFRVIANSSTEISVLSTEHGIILYSFVTYHTEELRVGWLHKEAKMAHSDRLVCGVTGEQLWLKINEPTEKDKGKYAMDIFDGKDGLKRSFDLSGQVWEDAFEEFQRLKAAAIAERNRARVVGGLPDVVTIQEGKSLNLTGNVWGEPQPEVTWMKNDRELVSDNRYALKFEHGKFASITIATVTTADSGKYALLVKNKYGTEAGEFTVSVYSPDGEEKKE; encoded by the exons ATGGACGCAGATAGAGAGCTCATCGGATATGTGGTGCCTCTCTTCAGAGGCAG TCATGAATTTGTCCGGGGCTTGGCGGAGTCCCAGGAAGacgtgaaggaggagggggtgaactATGTGGCCATGAGGTCCCTGTTTACCAGGGAGACCAGCGCAGCcatggaggtgaaggtggaaaAGAAGACTAGAAAGATGCATGTCAGAGAGTCTGCAGACCGCCTCACTTTTGGCAAAAAG ATGCAGGAAAAAGCAGAGTTCCGTAGAAAGATGAATTCGGACAACCTGACTCACCCTCCAGAGTTCATTGTGAAGCCCCGTGGTCAGACCGTGTGGGAGGGAAAGACCGTGAAGCTGCACTGCACTGTGGCTGGCTGGCCTAAACCACGCATCGCCTG GTACAAAAACAATGTGGTCATCGATGCCAAGGCCCACTCTGACAAGTACACTACCGAGAGCAATTACAACATGCACTCTCTGGAGATCAAGAA CTGCGAGTTCCTCGACACTGCTAACTATCGTGTGTCTGCCCTCAATGTGAAGGGAGAGCAATCCTCCGTCGCCACTATGGTTGTGAAAA GGTTCCAAGAAGGCGAGGAAGCAGGACCTCTCGATGCTAAACCAC ATGGATTCTGCCCTGAGCATGGCGTCACCTTCGAGACCGCCATCATCGATTCTTTTGAAGTGGCTTTTGGCAGCGAAGGCCAAACCATGAGCATCGGCTGCACCGTTATCGTTTACCCCAACGTCAAGAAATACCAGCCCGAAGTTGTGTGGTATCGAGATG CTGTGGCCCTGAAGCCCTCTAAGTGGGTCCGCATGCACTTCAGTGGTGAGCGGGCCACCCTCACCCTGGCTCACCTCAACAAGGAGGACGAGGGTCTCTACACTCTGCGCGTGAACACCAAGTCTGGCTTTGAAACCCACTCCGCCTACGTGTTTGTCAGGG atgctgACTTGGAGGTAGAGGGTGCTCCAGTGGCTCCCCTGGATGTCCGTTGTCATGATGCCAACAAGGATTACGTTGTGGTGACATGGAAGCAGCCAGCTGTGGAGGGCAGTAGCCCCATCCTGGGGTACTTCATTGACAG GTGCGAGGTGGGCACCCACCACTGGGCACAGTGTAACGACGCCCCGGTGAAGTATGCCCGCTTCCCtgtgaccaggctggtggaggggcaCTCCTACACCTTCAGGGTGCGGGCCCTCAACCAGGCCGGGGTGAGCAGGCCCTCCCGCTCCTCTGAGCCTGTGCTGGCCATGGACCCCTCCGAAAGAGCTCGTCTCAGAG CTGACACCTCTGCTCCTTTTACTGGCATGATCAAGTTCACCGAGGAGGACTCTACAG TGGGCGTGGTCCCTGATGCTCCCAGTGACCTTGTGGTTACCGAGGCAACCAAAAGCTATGTTGTACTGGGCTGGAAGCCACCAGCTCAGAGGGGTCACGAGGGGGTCATGTACTACATAGAGAAG TGCATCTCAGGCTCTGACTGCTGGCAGAGAGTGAACACTGGCATCCCGGTGAAGTCCCCTCGCTTCGCCCTGTTCGACCTGGCGGAGGGCAAGGCCTACAGCTTCCGCGTGCGCTGCTGCAACTCTGCCGGAGTGGGGGAGCCCTCCGAGGCCACCGGCAACGTCACCGTCGGAGACAAACTAG ACCTGCCGTCCACCCCAGGTGTTGCGGTCGCCATCAGGAACACAGACACGTCCGTGGTGGTCACCTGGGGGGCCTCCCTGGAGGTCAAGCGCCTGGTGGGCTACTACATCGACTGCAGCGTGGTAGGCAGTAACGTGTGGGCCCCCtgcaacaacaagcctgtcaagAAAACCAG GTTCACCTGCCATGGACTGATCACTGGCCAGTCCTACGTGTTCAGGGTGAAGGCAGTCAACGCTGCAGGATACAGCAAGTGCTCCACAGAGTCGGAGGTGGTGGTTGTGAAGGCTGGCATTG cCATCTCTAGCCCCCCTGGGAAGGTGAGCCTGCTGGAGAGTGCGAAGGACTACATGGTTCTGGGCTGGAAGGAGCCCACGGCCACAGGAGGAGCAGACATCAGGGGGTACTTTGTAGACTACAGGACCGTTAAGGGAGGGCTGGCTGGCCAATGGCATGAAATGAATCACAAGGCTATCACTACAACCACCTACAAA GCAGAAGATCTGAAGGAGAACGTGTTTTACCAGTTCCAGGTGCGAGCTCAGAACATGGCGGGCGTGAGTGTGGGCTCGTTGCCTAGCGCCGCGCTGGAGTGCAAGGAATGGACCATCACTGTGCCAG GTGCCCCCCACGGGATCTATGTCCTGGAGGTGCGTGACACCTCCCTCGTGGTGCTCTGGGAGGCCCCTACCTACGATGGGCGCTCCCCCGTCAACGGATTCTACCTGGATATCAACGAGTCCTCAGCCGGGGAGAAGGGTTGGAAGGGCGTCAATGAGAAGGCTGCCACGAAGAAATTCATCAAG GTCAGCGGTCTGAAGGCTGGTACCTCCTACGCGTTCAGACTGCGAGCTCAGAACCTGGCTGGTGTTGGAAAACCATGTGCCGTGTTGGGTCCAATCCTGGCCCAGACCCGCCCTG GCACCCATGAGATTGTTGTTGACGTTGATGATGATGGAGTGATCTCCATGATCTTTGAGTGCTCCGAGATGGCCGAAGGTTCTGAGTTTGTGTGGACCAAGAACTACAAGGCCATCACAGACCCATCTCGCCTCACCATTGTGACTGAAGGTGGCAA ATCGAGGGCCATCTTCAACAACCCCTCTCTGGAGGACCTGGGCACCTTCTGCTGCATGGTGACCAACACTAACGGCGTCTCATCCAGCTACACTCTAACTGAGGAAG gtCTGAAACGTCTTCTGGACCTCAGTCATGAGCACAAGTTCCCCA TCATTCCCTTCAAGTCGGAGATGGCCATGGACCTGCTGGAAAAGGGACGGGTCAGGTTCTGGACCCAGGTGGAGAAGTTCACGTCTGCCTGCCAAGTGGAGTATGTCTTCAACGACGCCATCATTACCACCGGAGAG AAATATACAGTCAACTTTGACCGGACCACTGGAATCATTGAGATGTTCATGGACTCCCTGGAGGTCACAGATGAGGGGACGTTCACCTTTAACCTGGTGGACGGGAAGGCCAAGGGCCAGACCAGCTTGGTGATGATTGGAGAGG AGTTCAGAGAGCTTCAGAAGAAGTCAGAATTTGAGAGGGCAGAATGGGTCAGAAGACAAG GACCTCACTTTGTTGAGTACCTTGGATTTAAGGTTACCCCAGAATGCAACGTGCTATTGACGGCCACG ATAGGAAACATCAAACCGGAGACTGAGATCACCTGGTTCAAGGACAACATCGAGATCGAGGAGGACGATGAAGATTCCAAGAAGATTGAAATCAAGGACGGACAGTTGACCTTTAACATCGGAAAG tgtgtgtttaagaAAGACAAAGAATCTGTGGAGAAACTGAACCCCCCAGCGGAGGCTCCCCCAGCAAGACCCAAA ATTTCAAAGAAGGACGCGGGAGTTTACGAAGTTAAACTGAAGGACACCAGAGGAAAAGACATGAGTCTGTATAACCTGACTGATGCAG GTTACCAGGCTGTAATGAATGAACTGTTCAGAGTCATTG CCAACTCCTCCACTGAAATCAGTGTTCTCAGCACAGAGCATGGCATCATCCTCTACTCCTTTGTCACATATCACACTGAGGAACTTCGCGTTGGCTGGCTCCACAA AGAGGCTAAGATGGCCCATTCAGACAGACTTGTGTGCGGCGTGACCGGAGAGCAGCTGTGGCTGAAGATCAATGAGCCCACAGAGAAGGACAAGGGCAAATACGCCATGGACATCTTCGATGGCAAAGATGGCCTCAAGAGGAGCTTCGATCTGTCTGGTCAAG TATGGGAAGATGCGTTTGAAGAGTTCCAGAGGCTGAA GGCGGCAGCAATTGCAGAAAGAA ACCGTGCTCGTGTTGTTGGAGGCTTGCCAGATGTGGTCACAATCCAGGAGGGCAAG TCCTTGAACTTGACCGGTAATGTATGGGGTGAACCTCAGCCTGAGGTGACCTGGATGAAGAACGACAGAGAGCTGGTGTCCGATAACCGCTATGCACTCAAGTTTGAACATGGCAAGTTTGCCAGTATCACCATAGCAACCGTCACCACAGCTGACTCTGGCAAATATGCCCTGCTAGTGAAGAACAAGTATGGCACGGAGGCAGGAGAGTTTACCGTCAGTGTCTACAGCCCTgatggagaggaaaagaaagaataa